From Pagrus major chromosome 6, Pma_NU_1.0, one genomic window encodes:
- the LOC140998866 gene encoding protein FAM72A, with amino-acid sequence MSTSNANFKNKCVTQVNCIFCDSLLCTRGMKAVLLADTEVELFSTDIPPNRTVDFVASCYSTESCKCKLRDIACLKCGNVVGYHVVAPCKPCLLSCNNGHFWMFNSDAVSTLNRLDATGLNLLLWGDLPELDDSENEESESPSEEECIR; translated from the exons ATGTCTACATCCAACGCTAATTTCAAAAACAAGTGTGTGACCCAGGTGAACTGCATATTCTGTGACAGTCTGCTCTGCACGAGAGGCATGAAAGCAGTGCTTCTTGCAGACACCGAGGTTGAGCTGTTTTCGACTGATATACCTCCCAATAG AACTGTTGACTTTGTGGCCAGCTGCTACTCTACTGAAAGCTGCAAATGCAAACTGAGAGACATCGCATGTCTCAAGTG tGGTAATGTTGTGGGCTACCATGTTGTGGCCCCCTGTAAACCCTGCCTGCTGTCCTGTAACAACGGCCATTTCTGGATGTTCAATAGCGACGCTGTATCTACTCTCAACAGACTGGATGCAACAG GTCTGAATCTGCTCCTGTGGGGAGATCTTCCCGAGCTGGATGACAGTGAGAACGAAGAATCAGAAAGCCCATCAGAGGAGGAGTGTATTAGGTAG